The Merismopedia glauca CCAP 1448/3 DNA segment TCGGGAGGCAGGGCAGTATATGTACCATAAAATGTCAATATACCAATAATTTTGCCTGCCCGATCAACATAATAGATTAGGTGAAGCGAGTCATGTCGGAAATTAGGCGATCGAAGTAGGGAGCTAGATTAGCTGCTGGCGATCGCTTACAACTGGAGTTTTTTAGCCCTTCTAAGCCACATAACATCGCATCTAGGGGTACTTTTAACTCTTGATAGAGTAACTCCATATAGTGCATTCCTGACTCGCTTAAGAAATCAGTTCTTTCCCCAGCGACTCCATAGCTGACACAACGCAGAAAATGCCAAAAATCTCGCCAGCAAGATTCAGATCTTACCTCTGGGTAAAGCGCACCTCCAGGTTCGGTAATCCCAGGAAATTGAGTTAAGACTTGTTCTCTGGCTTCACTAACAATGTCTGGAGCCAAATCTCGCAACTGACGCGCAATTTCTAGTTTGGAGACACTTTGAGGTGATAAGCTGCCTATTGTTTCTAAATCTCGATCTGTCAGATAGCGTCCTTCATCATCAGCCATTTGGAAAATGGTGATTATTTCTGGTAAATACTCGCTTTCCCAGCTAGAAAAGCTGACAATTCT contains these protein-coding regions:
- a CDS encoding phycobilisome protein — encoded protein: MTTQLSEKVKELITKARIVSFSSWESEYLPEIITIFQMADDEGRYLTDRDLETIGSLSPQSVSKLEIARQLRDLAPDIVSEAREQVLTQFPGITEPGGALYPEVRSESCWRDFWHFLRCVSYGVAGERTDFLSESGMHYMELLYQELKVPLDAMLCGLEGLKNSSCKRSPAANLAPYFDRLISDMTRFT